A window of bacterium genomic DNA:
ATGATATTCCCAGCACCACTGAAAATTATTGAAATAGTCCTTGTAATAGTCGCAATCTTCACAGAGAGAATTACAAAAAATTCTCTTATGACCTACTTCTCCCCGTAGCTGGAAACATTTCTTTGAGTGAGTTAGGTAGACAAGACAGCTTCGACATTTATGACTTTCATAGCCATCTTTATTACAGTTCTGATGATATTCCCAGCACCACTTGAATCCCATCTCAGGAGAAAGTAACTCCAGATTAGACAAATCCATATTTTTTTCTCGTATAAATCTGATCAGTTCAGAAAGCAAAATGCGTCGGTGACCACCGGCGGTCTTCTGAGCATGGAGTAATCCTTTTTCAACCCAGTTGATAATGGTGAATCTGGTAACTTTACAGTATTTTGCTACTTCAGTAGTGGAAAAATATTTTTTCATAGTCTCACCCTTATCATCCTCTAATCATCCTCCTGCCACAGTTAGGACAAATCACAGTATAGGCAGGGATACCGAACTGATGTGGCATAGTATAATTACAATTTGGACAGATTAAATAATCTGGACGTCCCCATCCGGCTACTGGCGAAGAAGGAATGCCTCTATTAGGCCAGGCAATTTTTTGATTTGGAGTTTGCGGTGTTCCCAGAGGACATCCAGGACACGCTCCAGGACATGGCATAGCAACTTGTTGACTCGGTATCTGGGGAGAAGCGAGAGGACAACCTGGACAGTGGAGGGGACAAGGCATCGCCACCTGCTGTCCCTGGCCAGCAGCAGGCTGACAATAGCTCCTTGAAGGACAAGTAGCACAACCTGCGATAGGTGTAGCGTTCTGTACTGGCGGAGGAAAATTGCCTCTGGGGTCAATGGGCGTGACTCTAAATTTTCTTAATGGTTGCATCGATGTTCCACAACGGGGACAAAGTGCTGAACCAACTCTCAGACACCGGGGACAAAAGTAAATACCTGTTCGTGGGTTCCACT
This region includes:
- a CDS encoding helix-turn-helix domain-containing protein translates to MKKYFSTTEVAKYCKVTRFTIINWVEKGLLHAQKTAGGHRRILLSELIRFIREKNMDLSNLELLSPEMGFKWCWEYHQNCNKDGYESHKCRSCLVYLTHSKKCFQLRGEVGHKRIFCNSLCEDCDYYKDYFNNFQWCWEYHEQNDKLDHQCKRCVVYLTRTRWCFTLREETGHEKIFCKKNCTECSYYLKFAPLESPMVNQR